DNA from Poecilia reticulata strain Guanapo unplaced genomic scaffold, Guppy_female_1.0+MT scaffold_777, whole genome shotgun sequence:
GGTTTCCCTGGAAACCAGTAGGTGTTTCTGCTGAACTCTGAGGCGTTGAGGGATCAGAATGAGGAATTTGTTTCCTCTCGTGTTTCTGACCCGGGTCGTCTGTTTGCGTCCTGCAAGGCATTATGGGAAGGTTTGCTTCCAGCCAGACGTTCTTTACGCCTTCTGAGGGTCCGTCAGTGGCTTCCAGCTCAagatttaacagttttaacaataaAGTTAGAAATCAGGAAGCTGGAGCAGTTAGTTCAACTTCTGATCCAACAAACTAAAACTCCCACAGCGAGTCAGTTTGCTTCTTTTCTGTCTTATTGAGCCAAACGTGGCTGCAGCAGAGGCTCCAGCAGAGGCTCCAGCAGAGGCTGCAGCGGAGGCTCCAGCAGAGGCTGCAGCCTCCGCTGCAGCAGTGGCTCAGGCTGCGGCTGCAGCGGAGGCTGCAGCGGAGGCTGCAGCGGAGGTTCCAGCAGAGGCTGTAGCCTCCGCTGCAGCAGTGGCTCAGGCTGCGGCTGCGGCTGCAGCggaggctgcagcagaggtTCCAGCAGAGGCTCCAGCAGAGGCTGCAGCggaggctgcagcagaggctgcagcagaggttccagcagaggctgcagcagaggctgcagcagaggttccagcagaggctgcagcagaggtTCCAGCAGAGGCTCcagcagaggctgcagcagaggctgcagcagaggttccagcagaggctgcagcttctgctgcagcagaggcgCGGCGATGCAGCAAACCTCCCTGATCATCAGTCAGTCTCTGCTCAGCAGGTCCatcagctgattggctgagaaATGCTGATTCACTCAGTTCCTATTGATTTATGCTGATCATCctgcaagacaaaaataaatgaggttttattaaaacattcagaGGGAGAAACATgagtttccatttattttctaaatttagttttatttccagtgAAACTTTCTTACATATCCATCAATTTGttacttttgttatttatttatttgattataaataaataatgcatgtaTTTGTGTTAAACCAATTCATGCTCTGAcgtatttgtttaattttattttccttatttaattttctttagttttatttacttattaaattttcttgctctttttcttattatattaaaataaaatgtatcctCTCTTTTCTCTTAATACTTcattttcttgcatattttttttgatctctaattttctttaattattaagttattctttattttcttgtgcagtaaatctgttattttgtaaccagaacattttaaaaccggAGGATTCGGGTCCTGAAAACCGATcagtgattaaaatgtttttgttgaagaCGGGATGTTTGTCTCTGGAGGATTTGGGTTCTGCGGTTCCAACCACAGTAAAATTAGGAATCAGTTTCAGAACCATTTCCTCTTCAGAACCGACCCGATGGCTGCAGGTTTCTCGTCTTTATGCTGTTTGTAACCTCAGGTTCTGCGCTACATGGCGCTGAGGAACGGCAGCAACGCCACCAGCCTGGTTCTGCAGCGGGTCGGCGCCGCCAGGCCCGGCGGCCCGGTGAGGAGGCGGGGCGGCGTCCTGCAGCTGGCGGTCCATCCGGTGCTGCGCCTCAGGACGATGGTGCTCATGTACGTGTGGTGAGTATCGGACCCGGCCGCCGGTTCTGTTCCGCCATTTTAACCCTCAGTCCAGATAAATGAGGTTCTGATGTGGAACTGAGAcgagtttcagtttttgattcAGGAAATCagacagttttagttttatttataaaattatctcttattattatgattttttcttttattattgtttttcatagttttgatttttttgtcttatgatTTATTTCTCGTATTATTGAGACTTAATAAAATGACTTCAGTCTTTTTCTCATTAAGACTTTTATTGTGGCGACTTGGTCGtattttattctggtaatatgaTTTAATCCTAATTacttttagctttattttatacgactttattctcgtttATTGAGACTCATTTTCTTGCAGTAATGTGACTTTAGTCTCTAAGATACTTAGCCTGGCATTAATgctttataaatgtgattttatattGATAAATTGatgtgtttccagttttttctcGTCTTGCTGCTGTTTTCTAACAGACGTTGGACTGAAGCATCTTGTTCATCTCAGATGACATCATCTGCTGGGTGACATGATGTCATCAGGGTGTGGATCGAAATGCTAAATGTCCTTTGAGACAGTAGAGTTCGTGTTTTCGGCCTCCACGGTTTTTATTCCAGGACgggaaagtttttcttttcttccagctCCGATGTTCAATGTTCCTGATCTGATGGTATAAGATGGAGCTGAGGCCTGGTCAGCAGGTAACACTCtacctgtgtgtgtgctgcaggtACTGCTGCAGCCTGGTGTATTACGGCCTCACCCTGGGAGCCAGCGCCACGTCGGGGAGTCGCTTCGTTAACGTGGCCATGTACGGCCTGGTGGAGCTGCCGGCCTACCCGCTCTGCATCTATTTCATCAATAAGAG
Protein-coding regions in this window:
- the LOC103461213 gene encoding solute carrier family 22 member 15-like encodes the protein MALRNGSNATSLVLQRVGAARPGGPVRRRGGVLQLAVHPVLRLRTMVLMYVWYCCSLVYYGLTLGASATSGSRFVNVAMYGLVELPAYPLCIYFINKSW